The following proteins come from a genomic window of Salvia hispanica cultivar TCC Black 2014 chromosome 4, UniMelb_Shisp_WGS_1.0, whole genome shotgun sequence:
- the LOC125219609 gene encoding non-specific lipid-transfer protein 1-like yields MEKATIMLILAVMAVAGAQSEAAVSCSTVMTDLSPCINYVMYGGAQLPPVNCCQGIRSLYNQATSTPDRQTVCSCLKSVANSATPTIITNAASLPSKCGVNIPYKISPSTDCSTVR; encoded by the exons ATGGAGAAAGCCACTATAATGCTAATCCTGGCAGTGATGGCCGTAGCAGGGGCGCAGAGTGAGGCCGCGGTGTCGTGCTCGACGGTGATGACCGATCTCTCCCCGTGCATCAACTACGTGATGTACGGGGGAGCTCAGCTGCCACCGGTGAACTGCTGCCAAGGGATAAGGTCGCTCTACAACCAGGCCACCTCCACCCCGGACCGCCAGACCGTGTGCTCGTGCCTCAAGTCCGTCGCCAACTCCGCCACCCCAACCATCATCACCAACGCTGCCTCGCTCCCCTCCAAATGCGGCGTCAACATTCCCTACAAGATCAGCCCCTCCACTGACTGCTCCAC AGTTCGCTAG
- the LOC125221053 gene encoding uncharacterized protein LOC125221053: MDGSKIRCPCKRCDNNKYFHTDTVKEHLVKKGFTRNYYDWRYHYDVGASSDVAASSQAKSMDFDTTSNPYQHMVHNAWGQSSAHEPWQYVPPTYMPEPPINESQQFYNMLEASKSDLWAGCDYSELSTNARLMTMKSEHRLSQRAVDELCQFMEERLPKPNRMPNGFYQCKKQMQALDMPVLKIHCCMKGCMIYWKEDEDRTECKVCGHARFKGNGCRPFKKMYYFPLGPRLRRLYASEVTAQSMRWHAEHAQTSGEMRHPADSAAWKTFDKTHPLFASESRNVRLALSTDGFQPFGQSGSQYSVWPVILTPYNLPPWMCMKNPYMFLTVIVPGPKNPKQNIDVFLQPLIAELNDLWTEGIPAYDISRKQNFQLRAALMWTISDFPAYSMLSGWSTSGHRACPYCMEDSQAFSLNHGRKTTWFDCHRRFLNRNHRFRRDKKNFRKNITEHSGPPPFLNGEQILDHLEQFEFKRVFDEGAEINSKLSKIFGWNKRSIFWDLPYWKTNVIRHNLDVMHIEKNVFDNIFNTIMNVEGKTKDNANARRDLEELGIRPELWPYDGKYHKANFTLDKENMNLLLKWLNILRFPNGYVSNLSRCIDKKKHNLYGMKSHDCHVFMQRLLPIGLRELLPHTVWEPLTELSNFFRDLTATVIREVDMKKYSESIVVTLCKLEMIFPPSFFDSMEHLPVHLAYEALIAGPVHFGWIYPFERYMRKLKLNVKKKAAVKASICNAYLTEEASHFCTHYFESHVRCRGRDVPRNDDGGGSTHPEDMLQIFTYDTRCVGKGRTRFLLEAEYKAAHTYILLNTQEAKEFE, encoded by the coding sequence ATGGATGGCTCGAAAATTAGATGTCCATGTAAACGCTGTGataataacaaatattttcatacgGACACGGTGAAGGAGCATCTTGTGAAGAAGGGGTTTACTCGGAATTATTATGATTGGAGATATCATTACGATGTCGGAGCATCTTCTGATGTCGCAGCATCGTCACAGGCAAAATCGATGGATTTTGATACAACATCAAATCCATACCAGCATATGGTGCACAATGCGTGGGGACAATCAAGTGCTCACGAGCCTTGGCAATATGTTCCGCCTACGTACATGCCAGAGCCCCCCATTAATGAGTCGCAACAGTTCTATAATATGTTAGAAGCGTCTAAGTCTGATTTGTGGGCGGGGTGTGATTATTCTGAGTTGTCAACAAATGCTCGACTAATGACTATGAAGTCTGAACATCGATTATCTCAGCGAGCTGTTGACGAGTTGTGTCAGTTTATGGAAGAGCGTTTGCCGAAACCGAATCGTATGCCTAACGGTTTTTATCAGTGCAAGAAACAGATGCAAGCTTTAGATATGCCCGTTCTCAAGATACATTGTTGCATGAAAGGGTGCATGATCTATTGGAAAGAAGACGAAGATAGGACAGAATGCAAAGTTTGCGGTCATGCTAGATTTAAGGGTAATGGCTGTCGTCCATTCAAGAAGATGTACTATTTTCCTTTGGGCCCAAGATTAAGACGTTTGTATGCATCTGAAGTTACAGCTCAATCAATGCGATGGCACGCAGAGCACGCCCAGACTTCAGGGGAGATGCGTCATCCAGCGGATTCTGCAGCATGGAAAACATTTGACAAGACGCATCCCCTATTTGCTTCTGAATCAAGAAATGTCAGGTTAGCACTTAGCACAGATGGATTTCAGCCATTTGGTCAATCTGGTTCACAATACTCAGTATGGCCGGTGATTTTAACTCCATACAATTTGCCTCCGTGGATGTGCATGAAAAATCCATACATGTTTCTCACTGTGATTGTGCCCGGTCCGAAGAATCCCAAGCAGAATATTGATGTGTTTCTACAACCCCTGATCGCAGAGCTTAACGATTTATGGACCGAAGGAATCCCTGCATATGATATATCAAGAAAACAGAACTTTCAGCTACGCGCAGCGTTGATGTGGACTATCAGTGACTTCCCTGCGTATTCAATGTTGTCAGGGTGGAGCACATCTGGACACCGTGCGTGTCCATATTGTATGGAGGACTCACAAGCTTTCTCCTTGAATCATGGACGGAAAACCACTTGGTTTGATTGCCACAGGAGGTTTCTCAACAGAAATCATCGATTCCGCAGAGACAAAAAGAACTTTAGAAAGAACATAACTGAGCATTCTGGTCCTCCTCCATTCTTAAATGGAGAACAAATACTTGATCATCTGGAACAATTTGAATTCAAGAGAGTATTTGATGAAGGTGCGGAAATAAACTCTAAGTTGAGCAAGATTTTTGGATGGAATAAACGAAGCATATTTTGGGATCTTCCGTATTGGAAGACAAATGTGATTCGTCACAACCTGGATGTCATGCACATAGAGAAGAATGTTTTCGACAATATCTTCAATACCATCATGAATGTAGAAGGCAAGACGAAGGACAATGCCAATGCAAGAAGAGATTTGGAAGAGCTTGGCATACGACCTGAACTTTGGCCATATGACGGGAAATAtcataaggctaatttcacgcttgacaaagaaaatatgaatttattgctCAAGTGGCTCAACATTTTGAGATTCCCAAATGGTTATGTTTCTAACTTATCAAGATGCATTGATAAGAAGAAACATAATTTGTACGGTATGAAAAGTCACGACTGTCACGTGTTTATGCAACGATTGCTACCGATTGGACTTCGTGAGTTACTCCCACACACTGTATGGGAACCTTTGACAGAGTTGAGCAATTTTTTTAGAGATCTTACTGCCACAGTGATACGGGAGGTTGATATGAAAAAATACAGTGAGTCGATTGTAGTTACCTTGTGCAAGCTTGAGATGATATTTCCCCCGTCTTTCTTTGACTCAATGGAGCATCTTCCAGTCCACTTAGCATATGAGGCATTGATCGCTGGACCAGTGCATTTTGGATGGATATATCCATTTGAACGGTACATGCGCAAACTGAAGttaaatgttaagaaaaaggCTGCTGTAAAAGCATCAATATGTAATGCGTATTTGACCGAGGAAGCATCTCATTTTTGCACACATTACTTCGAGTCACATGTTCGTTGCCGAGGTAGAGATGTCCCTCGTAATGACGACGGGGGAGGATCTACTCACCCCGAAGATATGCTTCAGATTTTCACATATGATACCAGATGTGTTGGGAAGGGACGAACACGATTCTTGTTAGAAGCCGAGTACAAAGCGGCGCATACTTACATATTGCTTAATACTCAAGAAGCGAAGGAATTTGAGTAG
- the LOC125219110 gene encoding uncharacterized protein LOC125219110, protein MAAALFLLLLSLGIPSSLAYRPGDIVPMSRMGQYHASRTVWHDMIGRHCPIFAVNREALIPIPKPTGYTGADPYKISFQVGQEKFYVPWLFVINRKSSEVPMIEMHLRYSGADLLGVSSKVVDMPNKYVELHPDIRKQFWDQQVWPKHILVRYTWEEQSEMDVASGFYVLFGSGLMLSFILSIYVLQSSKDKLARFVQETVAESSMPAGGVAKVE, encoded by the exons ATGGCGGCGGCGCTGTTTCTCCTCTTACTGAGTTTGGGGATACCGAGTTCACTTGCTTATCGACCCGGGGATATAGTTCCTATGAGTCGAATGGGCCAATATCACGCT TCCAGAACAGTTTGGCACGACATGATCGGTAGACATTGCCCGATTTTCGCGGTTAATCGCGAG GCGTTGATTCCTATACCTAAGCCCACTGGATATACTGGTGCTGATCCGTACAAAAT ATCATTTCAAGTTGGTCAAGAGAAATTTTATGTTCCTTGGCTTTTTGTTATCAACCGAAAGAGTTCTGAAGTCCCAATGATTGAGATGCATCTG AGGTACTCAGGAGCTGATTTGCTTGGTGTCTCGTCAAAAGTTGTAGATATGCCAAACAAAT ATGTAGAACTTCATCCCGACATCCGTAAACAATTTTGGGATCAGCAAGTATGGCCAAAACATATTCTTGTCAGATACACCTG GGAGGAGCAGTCCGAGATGGATGTGGCTTCTGGATTTTATGTTCTCTTTGGATCAG GGCTGATGCTTTCTTTCATTCTCTCAATCTATGTCTTACAATCATCAAAAGATAAACTGGCAAG GTTTGTGCAGGAGACAGTAGCTGAAAGTAGCATGCCTGCTGGAGGTGTTGCTAAAGTTGAATGA
- the LOC125224402 gene encoding non-specific lipid-transfer protein 1-like, which yields MEVKNHARMLVCLAVMVALLSPESEAVVSCDRIRNNLGSCLGYLRGGVITSPCCAGVRAVASSARTTADRRVACRCLVAAAQSMRGIIDLGNAARLPRKCGVNIPYQINPNTDCSRVI from the exons atggagGTGAAAAATCATGCGCGGATGCTAGTGTGCCTGGCTGTGATGGTTGCACTATTGTCACCCGAGTCGGAGGCGGTTGTATCGTGCGACCGTATTCGCAATAACCTAGGGTCGTGCCTAGGGTATTTGCGCGGCGGCGTAATAACGTCGCCGTGCTGCGCTGGGGTTAGGGCGGTGGCGTCCTCGGCCAGAACCACCGCCGACCGCCGCGTGGCATGCCGATGCTTGGTGGCGGCCGCTCAATCGATGCGTGGGATTATAGATTTGGGGAACGCTGCGAGGCTTCCACGAAAATGTGGGGTTAATATACCGTACCAAATCAATCCTAACACCGACTGTTCAAG GGTTATTTGA